Proteins found in one Tamandua tetradactyla isolate mTamTet1 chromosome 3, mTamTet1.pri, whole genome shotgun sequence genomic segment:
- the CD28 gene encoding T-cell-specific surface glycoprotein CD28 isoform X1 has protein sequence MTFRLLLALNFFLSIEATENKILVKQSPMLVAYNNAVNLSCKYTNNLFSKEFRASLYKGVDSAVEVCVVNGNYSHQLQFHSNTGFYCDGKLDNETVTFYLWNLKVNQTDIYFCKIVIMYPPPYIGNEKSNGTIIHVKENHLCPPHQSTRPSVPFLALVVLSGVLAFYSLLTTVFLFKCWMRNKRSRILQSDYMNMTPKRPAPTRKHYQPYAPARDFAAYRS, from the exons AAAACAAGATTTTGGTGAAGCAGTCGCCCATGCTTGTGGCATACAACAATGCGGTAAACCTTAGCTGCAAATACACCAACAACCTCTTCTCAAAGGAGTTCCGAGCATCCCTTTATAAAGGAGTGGATAGTGCCGTGGAAGTCTGTGTTGTGAATGGGAATTACTCCCATCAGCTTCAGTTTCATTCAAATACAGGATTCTACTGTGATGGGAAATTGGACAATGAAACAGTGACATTCTACCTCTGGAATTTGAAGGTTAACCAAACGGATATTTACTTTTGCAAAATCGTGATCATGTATCCTCCTCCTTACATAGGCAATGAGAAGAGCAATGGAACCATTATCCATGTCAAAG AGAATCATCTTTGTCCACCTCACCAGTCTACTAGGCCTTCTGTTCCCTTTTTGGCACTGGTGGTGCTTAGTGGAGTCCTGGCTTTCTACAGCTTGTTAACAACCGTGTTCCTTTTTAAATGCTGG ATGAGGAATAAGAGGAGCAGGATCCTTCAGAGCGACTACATGAACATGACGCCCAAGAGGCCAGCACCCACCCGCAAGCACTACCAGCCTTACGCGCCCGCGCGAGATTTCGCCGCGTACCGCTCCTGA
- the CD28 gene encoding T-cell-specific surface glycoprotein CD28 isoform X2, with protein MTFRLLLALNFFLSIEATENKILVKQSPMLVAYNNAVNLSCKYTNNLFSKEFRASLYKGVDSAVEVCVVNGNYSHQLQFHSNTGFYCDGKLDNETVTFYLWNLKVNQTDIYFCKIVIMYPPPYIGNEKSNGTIIHVKENHLCPPHQSTRPSVPFLALVVLSGVLAFYSLLTTVFLFKCWPGDLQCQEIFMISTSYSFV; from the exons AAAACAAGATTTTGGTGAAGCAGTCGCCCATGCTTGTGGCATACAACAATGCGGTAAACCTTAGCTGCAAATACACCAACAACCTCTTCTCAAAGGAGTTCCGAGCATCCCTTTATAAAGGAGTGGATAGTGCCGTGGAAGTCTGTGTTGTGAATGGGAATTACTCCCATCAGCTTCAGTTTCATTCAAATACAGGATTCTACTGTGATGGGAAATTGGACAATGAAACAGTGACATTCTACCTCTGGAATTTGAAGGTTAACCAAACGGATATTTACTTTTGCAAAATCGTGATCATGTATCCTCCTCCTTACATAGGCAATGAGAAGAGCAATGGAACCATTATCCATGTCAAAG AGAATCATCTTTGTCCACCTCACCAGTCTACTAGGCCTTCTGTTCCCTTTTTGGCACTGGTGGTGCTTAGTGGAGTCCTGGCTTTCTACAGCTTGTTAACAACCGTGTTCCTTTTTAAATGCTGG CCTGGAGACCTTCAGTGTCAAGAAATCTTCATGATATCTAcaagctatagttttgtttga
- the CD28 gene encoding T-cell-specific surface glycoprotein CD28 isoform X3 — protein MLVAYNNAVNLSCKYTNNLFSKEFRASLYKGVDSAVEVCVVNGNYSHQLQFHSNTGFYCDGKLDNETVTFYLWNLKVNQTDIYFCKIVIMYPPPYIGNEKSNGTIIHVKENHLCPPHQSTRPSVPFLALVVLSGVLAFYSLLTTVFLFKCWMRNKRSRILQSDYMNMTPKRPAPTRKHYQPYAPARDFAAYRS, from the exons ATGCTTGTGGCATACAACAATGCGGTAAACCTTAGCTGCAAATACACCAACAACCTCTTCTCAAAGGAGTTCCGAGCATCCCTTTATAAAGGAGTGGATAGTGCCGTGGAAGTCTGTGTTGTGAATGGGAATTACTCCCATCAGCTTCAGTTTCATTCAAATACAGGATTCTACTGTGATGGGAAATTGGACAATGAAACAGTGACATTCTACCTCTGGAATTTGAAGGTTAACCAAACGGATATTTACTTTTGCAAAATCGTGATCATGTATCCTCCTCCTTACATAGGCAATGAGAAGAGCAATGGAACCATTATCCATGTCAAAG AGAATCATCTTTGTCCACCTCACCAGTCTACTAGGCCTTCTGTTCCCTTTTTGGCACTGGTGGTGCTTAGTGGAGTCCTGGCTTTCTACAGCTTGTTAACAACCGTGTTCCTTTTTAAATGCTGG ATGAGGAATAAGAGGAGCAGGATCCTTCAGAGCGACTACATGAACATGACGCCCAAGAGGCCAGCACCCACCCGCAAGCACTACCAGCCTTACGCGCCCGCGCGAGATTTCGCCGCGTACCGCTCCTGA